From one Nitrospinaceae bacterium genomic stretch:
- a CDS encoding SDR family oxidoreductase — protein sequence MAERQPKDFEGKVAIVTGASRRIGAALAEGLGSRGASVAINYLNNKERAEEVAARIEAAGGRALPIAADVRDRAAVAQMVEKTVSEFGGVDVLINNARTPHPVKPILELDWEGDMLSQMQIHLGGAFHCCQESIPHMKKRGGGAIVNMLSISFRRGNYRSYAYGPAKAALRSFTMSLAAELGGEGIRVNSASPATTDPERQDEAAQERMLAQTPLGRIATSDEIADGVIYLCSDEARYITGIDLQIAGGRDMAF from the coding sequence ATGGCGGAAAGGCAACCGAAGGATTTTGAGGGAAAAGTCGCCATTGTCACGGGCGCGAGCCGCCGCATTGGCGCCGCCCTTGCCGAGGGTTTGGGAAGCCGTGGTGCATCCGTCGCCATTAACTATCTGAACAATAAAGAGCGGGCCGAGGAAGTTGCCGCCCGCATCGAGGCCGCCGGAGGCCGTGCGTTGCCTATCGCCGCCGATGTGCGCGATCGGGCAGCTGTGGCTCAAATGGTGGAAAAAACCGTCTCTGAGTTCGGAGGCGTAGATGTTCTCATCAACAACGCTCGCACCCCCCACCCCGTGAAGCCGATCTTGGAACTGGACTGGGAAGGAGACATGCTCTCTCAGATGCAGATTCATCTCGGCGGGGCGTTTCATTGCTGCCAGGAATCAATTCCCCACATGAAAAAACGGGGCGGCGGCGCCATCGTCAATATGCTCAGCATTTCGTTCCGGCGGGGAAACTACCGCTCCTACGCCTACGGTCCGGCCAAGGCGGCCCTCAGAAGCTTCACGATGAGCCTTGCGGCCGAGCTTGGCGGCGAGGGCATCCGCGTCAACTCGGCCTCGCCCGCCACCACCGACCCGGAAAGGCAAGACGAGGCGGCGCAAGAGCGCATGCTGGCCCAGACCCCCCTCGGGCGAATCGCCACCAGCGATGAAATCGCCGACGGGGTGATTTACCTTTGCTCGGATGAGGCACGCTACATCACCGGGATCGATCTACAGATCGCCGGCGGCCGCGACATGGCGTTTTAA
- a CDS encoding SMP-30/gluconolactonase/LRE family protein: protein MTTEIRDERFHEAVGKQVKVERLATDFVFTEGTIWHPYENHLTFSDVLGNRMYRWTPNESGGGEVSVFREPSNMGNGSAYDRQGRIVTCEHATSRVVRAEGGGEPEVLATHWKDKELNSPNDIVVKSDGAIYFTDPPSGRSAEYGVLRDPELDFQGVFRIDPASGELSLLADDFKRPNGLCFSVDEKRLFVNDTMQRHIRVFDVNDDGSVSGGDVWAEVTGELPGVADGMKVDSAGTLFSTGPGGIHVFAQDATCLGVILVPEPPANFTWGGEDMRSLFVNARTSLYHVRVDVPGMKMF, encoded by the coding sequence ATGACAACGGAGATTAGAGACGAGCGCTTCCACGAGGCGGTCGGCAAGCAAGTCAAAGTGGAGCGGTTGGCCACCGATTTTGTATTTACCGAGGGGACCATCTGGCATCCATACGAAAATCATCTCACATTCTCGGACGTCCTTGGCAACCGCATGTATCGCTGGACACCCAACGAGAGCGGGGGCGGCGAGGTTTCTGTGTTCCGGGAGCCATCGAACATGGGTAACGGCAGCGCCTATGACCGTCAGGGCCGCATCGTGACCTGTGAGCATGCGACGAGCCGGGTGGTTCGTGCCGAGGGTGGGGGAGAGCCCGAGGTTCTCGCCACCCACTGGAAGGACAAAGAGCTCAACAGCCCGAACGACATCGTGGTGAAAAGCGATGGCGCAATTTATTTTACAGATCCGCCCTCGGGCCGTTCGGCTGAATACGGTGTGCTTCGCGATCCTGAACTCGATTTTCAGGGTGTTTTCAGGATCGATCCTGCGTCCGGGGAATTGAGCCTTCTCGCGGATGATTTTAAACGGCCCAACGGTCTTTGCTTCTCGGTCGATGAAAAACGCCTATTCGTCAATGACACAATGCAGCGCCATATCCGCGTTTTTGACGTGAACGACGACGGAAGTGTGTCGGGCGGCGATGTTTGGGCAGAAGTCACCGGCGAGCTCCCCGGTGTTGCCGATGGAATGAAGGTAGATAGCGCGGGTACCCTGTTCAGCACCGGGCCGGGGGGGATTCACGTCTTCGCGCAGGACGCCACCTGTCTTGGCGTGATTTTGGTTCCCGAACCGCCCGCTAACTTCACCTGGGGCGGCGAGGACATGCGGAGCCTGTTCGTTAACGCGCGCACCTCGCTCTACCATGTGCGGGTGGATGTGCCAGGGATGAAAATGTTTTAG
- a CDS encoding RidA family protein, whose protein sequence is MKRTTYQPPEVFVPVGKTYSHGVIVEAGRTLFVAGQTPRAQDGTIVCKGDAAGQTRQVLENMKNVIEGAGGRMADVAKTTVYITNPADRVAVGGVRKEFFKGEPPANTLLVISQLADPDFLVEIEAIVPLP, encoded by the coding sequence ATGAAGCGCACGACGTACCAGCCGCCGGAGGTTTTTGTGCCAGTGGGCAAAACTTATTCGCACGGCGTTATTGTCGAGGCGGGTCGCACTCTCTTCGTTGCCGGGCAGACGCCTCGGGCGCAAGACGGGACTATTGTTTGCAAAGGAGATGCGGCGGGTCAGACCAGGCAGGTCCTTGAGAACATGAAAAATGTTATAGAGGGCGCTGGGGGCCGGATGGCGGATGTAGCGAAAACCACCGTCTATATCACTAATCCGGCCGACCGCGTGGCGGTGGGGGGTGTCAGAAAAGAGTTCTTCAAGGGCGAGCCTCCCGCAAATACGCTTCTGGTCATCTCCCAGCTAGCCGATCCAGATTTTTTGGTGGAGATTGAGGCCATAGTGCCTCTTCCGTAA
- a CDS encoding carboxymuconolactone decarboxylase family protein — translation MPPKKKIKIPPRALKRGGMLWSKEFTEGIAEDMAGWADPEFMELFMEFCYGGLYDRKVLPQKTRELCAVAACVMANAHPQLRTHVQAAWNCGATKREIMEVIIQMSTYCGMPYMLQCARVANDIYPTLKRGQKAGALPPGLKKKTAAKSKTASGKKKK, via the coding sequence ATGCCACCGAAAAAGAAAATAAAGATTCCGCCCCGAGCGCTCAAGCGTGGTGGGATGCTCTGGAGCAAGGAGTTCACCGAGGGGATTGCTGAGGATATGGCTGGGTGGGCGGATCCGGAATTCATGGAATTGTTCATGGAATTTTGCTATGGCGGGCTCTACGACCGAAAGGTGTTGCCCCAGAAAACGCGTGAACTCTGTGCTGTTGCGGCTTGTGTCATGGCGAATGCCCATCCGCAGCTTCGCACCCATGTGCAGGCGGCCTGGAATTGCGGCGCAACCAAGCGCGAGATAATGGAGGTCATCATCCAGATGTCCACCTACTGCGGGATGCCCTATATGCTTCAGTGTGCCCGGGTGGCCAACGATATTTACCCCACGCTCAAGCGCGGCCAAAAAGCCGGCGCCCTGCCGCCAGGCCTGAAGAAAAAGACCGCCGCCAAGTCAAAGACTGCTAGCGGTAAAAAGAAGAAATAG
- a CDS encoding response regulator → MDRKKRILIVDDDEHIRKLLETLLKSIGHLVEVASDGIEAIALMNLDIDLVLLDIYMEGMDGFDVARKIRQNETINNDIPIIMMTASGNHEDRIRAVQAGADDFISKPLDLTEIQVRLEAHLLKKYALDALKEHQNHLEEEVEHKTEALRASVKELANAHRGTQQAYIETISHLAVVAEFKDVDTASHIGRVSAYCSLLADGLKLTPREKEIFVTVSPMHDVGKIGIPEHILLKPGKLDDKEMEIMKEHVNIGGRILNGSSSSLIQGGEIVALTHHEKWDGSGYPKGLKGNEIHQWGRICAVADVFDALTSVRPYKIAFSSEKAFEIIGENMGSHFDPEIAEVFLNNKENVLKIQKKFEGM, encoded by the coding sequence ATGGATAGAAAAAAAAGAATACTTATCGTTGACGACGATGAGCATATCCGCAAATTACTCGAAACGCTTCTAAAGTCCATTGGACATCTGGTAGAAGTCGCATCGGACGGCATAGAGGCGATTGCCCTTATGAATCTCGATATCGACCTGGTGTTGCTCGATATTTATATGGAAGGTATGGACGGCTTCGACGTCGCCCGAAAAATACGCCAAAACGAGACGATCAATAACGATATTCCCATAATTATGATGACGGCCTCGGGCAATCATGAGGATCGGATTCGGGCTGTCCAGGCGGGTGCGGACGATTTTATTTCAAAACCACTGGATCTGACCGAGATTCAGGTTCGCCTGGAGGCGCATTTATTAAAAAAATATGCGCTCGATGCCCTGAAGGAGCACCAAAACCATCTTGAGGAAGAGGTGGAGCATAAAACCGAGGCACTTCGGGCATCGGTGAAAGAGCTTGCTAATGCCCATCGAGGCACCCAGCAAGCCTATATCGAAACGATTTCCCATCTTGCGGTTGTGGCGGAATTCAAGGACGTGGACACGGCGTCCCATATTGGCAGGGTAAGCGCCTATTGCAGCTTATTGGCTGACGGACTCAAGTTGACTCCGCGCGAAAAAGAAATTTTTGTAACGGTGAGCCCGATGCATGACGTGGGAAAAATTGGAATACCCGAGCACATCCTACTCAAACCAGGAAAGCTCGATGATAAAGAAATGGAAATCATGAAAGAGCACGTCAACATCGGTGGCCGAATACTCAATGGGTCCTCCTCCTCTCTGATTCAGGGGGGGGAGATCGTTGCACTCACCCATCATGAAAAATGGGATGGTAGCGGGTACCCCAAAGGTCTCAAGGGCAATGAAATTCATCAATGGGGCAGAATTTGCGCTGTTGCCGATGTTTTTGATGCGCTGACCAGTGTGCGGCCCTATAAAATTGCGTTCAGCAGCGAAAAGGCGTTCGAAATTATCGGGGAAAATATGGGATCTCACTTCGACCCGGAAATTGCAGAAGTGTTTTTGAACAACAAAGAAAATGTCTTGAAGATTCAAAAAAAATTCGAGGGTATGTAG
- a CDS encoding HDOD domain-containing protein, with protein sequence MERVENFYERALDEIEAIPAISSVVFKILQITASEFSSRGDLLRCLSSDQTIAARVLQTINSAYYGMSKPISNLNVAVGLLGDKRIREIALLCSSSGTIRQSYPGYGISADNAWLHSVTTAFAAGFIAEKRYPEKSVSAFAAGLMHDIGKLVMDNLVRRFPGEMEAGEMASEHAWDVLPGHHEMENEAFGFDHSQIGRTLALKWNFPEELADAIGFHHNPDAAPSGGDLAHIASLADVIAHIHEMGIFDSNFLELLGEEGRIPFELSHEEIEDIFPKLGAEIRDLKTFLSH encoded by the coding sequence ATGGAGCGTGTGGAAAATTTCTATGAGCGTGCTCTGGATGAAATCGAGGCGATTCCGGCAATATCCAGTGTGGTTTTCAAGATTTTGCAGATTACGGCGAGTGAATTTTCGAGTCGCGGAGATCTTCTACGCTGTCTGTCCTCGGACCAGACAATAGCGGCAAGGGTGCTTCAGACAATTAATTCGGCCTATTACGGCATGAGCAAGCCCATTTCTAATTTAAACGTTGCCGTAGGGCTTTTGGGGGATAAGAGGATTAGAGAAATCGCTCTTTTATGCTCCTCGTCTGGAACTATTCGCCAAAGTTATCCCGGCTACGGCATCTCAGCCGATAACGCCTGGCTTCACTCCGTTACTACAGCGTTTGCAGCAGGATTTATTGCTGAGAAGAGATATCCCGAAAAGAGTGTATCGGCATTTGCAGCGGGATTGATGCACGATATCGGAAAACTAGTGATGGACAACCTCGTCAGGCGTTTTCCTGGCGAGATGGAGGCAGGCGAAATGGCGAGCGAGCACGCGTGGGACGTGCTCCCAGGCCACCATGAGATGGAAAACGAGGCATTCGGTTTCGATCATAGTCAAATTGGCCGCACGCTGGCCCTGAAGTGGAATTTTCCCGAAGAGTTGGCCGACGCGATAGGGTTCCATCACAACCCCGATGCTGCGCCCTCCGGAGGCGATCTGGCCCACATCGCAAGTTTGGCGGATGTAATTGCTCACATACACGAGATGGGGATATTCGATTCGAATTTCCTTGAATTGCTCGGGGAGGAGGGCAGGATACCTTTTGAACTCTCTCATGAGGAAATAGAGGACATCTTTCCCAAACTCGGAGCCGAAATACGAGACCTAAAAACTTTTCTGAGCCATTAA
- a CDS encoding adenine phosphoribosyltransferase: protein MSEADDLIRHIRDVPNFPKEGIIFKDITPMLKDPKAFQKSVDLLADKYMSEGVDIVVGAEARGFIIAAPLAYKLGAGFVLIRKPGKLPWQTEAETYELEYGEDSLEIHKDAIEPGMRVLIADDILATGGTAQACASLIERLGGKIIGMCFYIELSFLNGREKIPNYPLHSLIQY, encoded by the coding sequence ATGAGCGAGGCAGACGATCTGATTCGTCATATTCGGGACGTGCCAAACTTTCCGAAAGAAGGAATTATTTTTAAAGACATCACCCCCATGCTCAAGGATCCTAAGGCATTTCAAAAATCAGTTGATTTGCTGGCCGATAAGTACATGAGCGAGGGCGTGGATATCGTTGTGGGCGCCGAGGCGAGAGGATTTATTATTGCTGCGCCGCTGGCCTACAAACTGGGCGCCGGGTTCGTTCTCATCCGAAAGCCGGGCAAGCTTCCCTGGCAGACCGAGGCCGAGACATATGAACTCGAATATGGGGAAGATTCGCTCGAAATTCATAAAGACGCCATCGAGCCTGGTATGAGAGTCCTCATTGCCGACGATATCTTGGCAACAGGCGGGACTGCTCAGGCCTGCGCGAGTCTCATCGAGCGGCTCGGCGGCAAAATTATAGGGATGTGCTTCTATATCGAGCTTTCATTTCTCAATGGCCGCGAAAAGATACCGAATTACCCGCTACACTCCCTGATTCAGTATTAA
- a CDS encoding peptidoglycan DD-metalloendopeptidase family protein encodes MKTWIAAIGAPDPCKENKRPAAEVYCAIAKSGARDLQGFSPLRIVSWVLLLVLLGGCGFYRSSEDSSPRRRGVYHTVRRGETLWRISRDYRMDIEQIAVLNGISNPDRLIAGVRIFIPGAWKTVHAKKRRRVAPPRSRPPRIRPRWAAPKNSDKGRSLVRGPGRKGAVKFKWPLKGKVLRRFGTRRGVKSDGIDIGAPRLTTIRAAAGGRVIFSNWGPGGTGRTVIIRHKGGAYHSVYSHNEVNLVKPGEQVVRGAPIARLGSTGAVQSARLHFEIRYRTKPRNPLSYLP; translated from the coding sequence GTGAAGACTTGGATTGCCGCCATCGGGGCCCCTGATCCCTGCAAGGAAAATAAGCGCCCTGCCGCAGAGGTGTATTGCGCCATAGCCAAGAGCGGTGCGAGGGATTTGCAGGGTTTCTCTCCTCTGAGAATTGTGTCGTGGGTGTTGCTGCTTGTGCTGCTGGGTGGATGTGGGTTTTATCGCTCCTCCGAGGATTCGAGCCCAAGGCGGAGAGGGGTTTATCACACGGTTCGGCGCGGCGAGACCCTATGGCGCATTTCCAGGGACTACAGGATGGATATTGAGCAAATTGCCGTCCTGAATGGTATCTCCAACCCAGATCGACTCATCGCGGGCGTCCGGATTTTCATTCCGGGTGCTTGGAAGACAGTCCACGCAAAAAAGCGGAGGCGAGTGGCTCCTCCCCGAAGCAGGCCTCCTCGGATTAGACCTCGCTGGGCAGCCCCTAAAAATAGCGATAAAGGCCGGAGTCTTGTTCGGGGGCCCGGCAGAAAAGGGGCCGTCAAATTCAAATGGCCGCTCAAGGGGAAGGTGCTCAGGCGCTTTGGCACGCGGCGCGGGGTGAAATCCGACGGCATTGATATCGGGGCCCCCAGATTAACGACCATTCGAGCGGCGGCGGGGGGGCGTGTTATTTTCAGCAACTGGGGCCCCGGCGGAACCGGAAGAACAGTTATCATTCGCCACAAGGGCGGGGCGTATCATTCGGTTTATTCTCACAACGAGGTGAATTTGGTGAAGCCAGGCGAGCAGGTGGTTCGTGGTGCGCCCATCGCCCGCCTTGGCAGCACGGGCGCTGTCCAGAGCGCTCGCCTTCATTTCGAGATTCGCTATCGCACGAAACCGCGCAATCCGTTAAGTTACCTCCCGTAA